The genome window TAGCTCGCATGGTGGGGGAGCTTGACGAAGTCGAAGGCGCCCTCAGCAACTATATCAGCAATTATGACGTCGCGTAACTTCCTCATCTCGGGATCAAGATCAGTCACTTCCGGCTCTGCAAACTGCATGTCTCCAGGGAGAAGGGCTCGCCAGCCGTCCGCCTGGAGGCGGATCACAATACTCTGATCATTTTTTGCAGCACCGACACCAGGTCGATCTTCCACCGCTGCATCTGGGGACAATACTTGCCCCTTGCGTGCAAGATCCGCGACGGCTTGTCGATACATCGTCACCAGTGATGCTGAGTCATCAGCAATCGCAGGCCCGGACTGAAGTGAATCACTTGCATCGGTGACAGAGTCGGAAATGGTCATTGCGCAGAGCGCGAGATGCTTGGGCGTTGGCCCCAACACCTTGAATCCAAAACCGGCAAGACTCCGCTCAATTGCCGCCACACTCGCGGCGGGGTTTGTGCCGTAACGCACTATTTTCGTGTCGTTCTCCTGAAGCGCCGTCAGCATGTCCTTGTATTTCGATTCGAGCGTTGCAGCGTCCTCGATGAACTGCGCAAGCGCGGCGTCATCTAGATCGTCTGCAGGCTCCTCCTGAAGCGCGACTGCGAGCTTTCTAACGGCTGGCGATGTGATCGAATCGACCGGACTCACGTCTGATGCGTCGCGCCCGAAACCCAGTCTCTCGTCCGCAACGAGGGCGGCGTCGCATGTAATCACTCCGTCTGACACTAAGCGCGGCATGCAGCCAATGTGATCGGAGTGTGCGTGAGTCACTACAATCAGGTCGAAGTGGAACGGTGGCGCGTGGTCGAACACTTTCTTCAGCTGGGCGCTGATCCGGTCCAAATCTCCTTCGTGCCCAGCGTCAATGAAAATGTTCTGGCCGTCGTGGGTGGCCACGATGCAGTCGCCATACTTCGTCAGGCCTACATCAAGCAGATGGATTTCCATGCTCGCCCCTAGGTTGGTTGGCCGTACAGCAGTCTTCGCAAGAAACTTCGGTCGTCAACTAGCCCACTGACAACTCATCTTCAAAGAGTAGTGCTGCCTTTGTCAACCATTCGTGGAGGGCGCCAGACGATTCTTAACCGACGCAGCGAAGCGATCAGACCTCTCAGCGTTGCGTTCAGACCTCGCGGAAGCCCACACTGTCTGGCTGTGCGAGTTGATGGGTTTTCTCTTGTGGACGGCTTCTCGAGGGCGATCAGTCGTGGCTCATCTCACGTTCGTTCACGGAATCAAGAACAAACCCCCCGCAGACGAACTGCTCGAGGCTTGGCGCGATACGCTGTCGGCAAATGGGGGCATCAACTCTTCGTCGTTTCCGATCTCGATGTCGATGGTCTACTGGGCTGATGTCCTCTACGCGGAACCGGAGTTGGCGGCTGAAGACTCGCTGGGCGATGAACCAGTTGACGACTCAGTCATCAATCACGATTTGGCGAAAGCAGCTACTGACCCGAAGGCGGCCAGGTTTCTCGCAGGGCTTGCAGGCAAACTTACGGTTGCAACCCTGAAATCTGCGGCCGAAGAAGATCTCGTCTCCGAGGACCGTGTGCCAATACCGTGGTTCCTCAAAGGGCCGCTGATGTCGGCGCTACTTCGAGACGTACATCACTACTTGTTCAATACTCGGTACAGACCTCGAGCGGGAATCGAGTACAGGGTCCAAGATGAGATACGGAAACGTTTCGTCCAGAGTCTGAAAACGACCACCTCACGGTCTAGGCCGCACATTGTTGTGTCGCACAGCATGGGGACCGTCATTGCGTACGACTGCCTGAAGCGGGTCGCAGATTGCCCAACAATCGATGCGCTCGTGACGATCGGCAGTCCGCTCGGGCTCGACGAGATCCAAGATCAAATGCAACCCGAGTGGACCCGCAATGATGGTTTCCCGTCGGGGAGGGTCACGAGTTGGGTGAATGTCTTTGACAAACTTGATCCGGTCGCTGGTTTCGACCCACTTTTACGAAACGACTATCTGAAGAATGGCAAGCCGGAGGTTCTGGACATTGAGGAACCAAATTGGGGTGCCTGGCGACATGACATTTCGAAGTATCTTTCCGGTCCCAGACTCAGATCTGCCCTGCGCTCGTTACTGGGCATGACGTCTGCGCCCGACGCACCCCAGGATTCCGCACTCGGCGACAGAACGCCTTGCGCGAGCGGGTCCTTCGATCATGTGCGAACTTGGCTAGGAACGGTCAATGACGCGATGGTATCTGACGAGGCGTCAATTGCTGGGAGGCCGATTGAGAGTGTGGAGTTCTCAGCAGCAATCGGCGACGCAATAAGCCACCTCCAATCGGAGGCCTTCGAGGCCGGCACGTCACTCATGACCGCCTGCCGAGACCGACTGGCATCTTTGCTTCAGTCACACGTGTCTCGACTTCCGGTCGCATCCTCGGCAACAGTTCAGGACATGGCATTCGACAAGGATGACACGAAGCGTGCGCTGAAGGATATCTTCGACCAGGCCAAGAAGCAGAAAAAACATTCACCAGCCCGCCCTCGTTCGATGGTCCCGGAGCGCCTGCCCAACAATGCTCGAATCTTTTTGGTCAGTGACTTTGGCACGGGACTGTACGGGGCCCCCGTCATCAACAAGACGGTCCTGGCTGGCGAACCGTTTGACCTCCTCCTGCACTTGGGTGACATTTACTACTCAGGAACCGAAGAGGAAGTAGGCGAGCGTTTCTTGCGGCACTGGCCGATGGCCGCTGGGCACGTTAGCCGAACATTGAACGGAAACCACGATATGTATTCGGGGGGCTATGGTTACTTCGACGTAGCGCTCCCCGCATTTCGGCAGGAGTCGAGTTACTTCGCTCTTCAGAACGACAACTGGCTCCTCATCGGACTCGACACTGCATACAAGGACAACTCGATCGGGCGCAAACAACGGCATTGGATCGATCGAATCGTCGACGAAGCTGGAGATCGGCGACTGATACTCTTTTCGCATCATCCCTTGTTTTCCAACTTCAAGGAGGCAGGTGAAAAGCTCGCCAAGGGTCTGGAGCATCTGCTCGTCAGCCGCCGCATCGATGCTTGGTACTGGGGGCATGAGCACCATTGCGTGATCTACGATCGCCATCCCATCTTCGGGCTCCGGGGGCGATGCCTCGGAAACGGAGGCATGCCAAGCAAAAGAAGTAAACTGAATTCTTTCGCTGTAGAACGTTCGCTTGGGAATATTCAGTGGCGCCGTGGTCCCAACGTCGTTACGCCTCGCTCTCTATACCTCGATGGGCCCAACCATTTTATCCCTGAGAACCCAAGCGAATACGGCCCGCATGGCTACATGACGCTCTCGCTTCGCAGCAACCGTGTAACCGAGCAGGTTCATCTCGCGGGCGGCGAGGTGGTCTTCGAAGGAACATATTGACGCCTTCGCACAAGGCTTTGCTTGTCCGCTCCTCCGCCTTCGGAAGATCGTAAGTGCGTCAGAAAAGAGGGGTCAGGCCATGCAGTGAATTCTCCAGTAGGTGGACCATACAGCTGCAGCGCTTCGAAGGAGCGCACCCAGTTGACATAACGACGTTGCCCCGCGCTCCCGTCAGCCCATCCCCGAACACTTCAACCGCTGGCAAACCAACGTCTTACAAACCGACTCGATCACCCCTGTGTCAAGCGGCCAGCCCCGCGCGGCATACGCCTGGTAGCCTATCCGATGAAGATTGGCCCCTAGCCCGGCAGCGGACGGTGCGATTCCAGAGACCTCCGCGGACAGGTCCAGTTGTCCCTCCAAGGCCGCACGATCGAGAATTTTGCACGAATTACACCGCTTGGTCCCGAATAAGGCGGGCGACTGGTTGGGAACGCGAAGCTGCGGGGGAATCCAGCAAAAACATTGATGGACGAATCGCCGATATTCTACCAATCGCAGGCCTCAGGTCCATATGTGGCACGGATCGCACAGAGTTCCGTGCCATAGCGTGCCATCCTCTGATCGCCGTGAAACTGCGAAACCGGTTTCGCACAGCATCGACTACGCCTGCCGACGAAACAGAATCAACTCCTGCCTCCCTAACGCCTTCCGCGAACCGGCTCGTAGTAGGCCTCGTTGTTCACAGGATCGTTGTGTGGGGCCAGAACGTATTCGTTTCCGGCATGATTTTGCGAGATCCCTTCGCATCGGATCTTCAGCGCCTCGAACAGAGCATTTGCGGCGGCTGCGACATTCCCGTTCGCATCCAAGGGAATGCGTCCATAAAGTTCAAAGCGGTCCGAGAATGATTGCTTGGGCAAGAGAGGCGTTCTTCGCCCTGACACGCTCCCCGATCCAACGAGTGTTTCTCCCTCTCCTGTAACCACCCGCCAATGAGAATCGATGGAGCTGAAGTGGATTCCCCCGTGGGTAGCAGCCTGCACCGATCGGTTCTGACCTTCGATCGCCACCGTATAATGGATTCGCACAGCATCCGCCTCCTGAACACAGTGTCCGCTAGAGTAGCGAATGCGATCCACCTCTACGATTGCATGGGTCATTCGCTTGGAGAGCAGGTCCACATAGAAGTGGGGTGCAGGAGCCGATGAATGCCCCACCCTGTAGTAGTACTTCTGATCGCTGTTCGACTGGTGCGGAGCGTGCGGGCTGTCGTCATACTCAATGACGAAGATCCTGCCATCCGCATGATTCGCGAATGGCACGCCATAGACTCGATAAGCTCGATTCGTGTAGCTGACGCTGGCTCGAATTAGATCGGACAACCAATCCTCTGTCGGAGTGTCACCGACCCGACCTAGACAGGCTTCAAGTTCTCGGTCATCGCTGATACCGAAAATTAGGGTTCCGCCCCCGAATTGCCGAATGCGGACGTCTTTGTCGCGACTTCCGTCCGTATTCTCTCTCTCATGTCAGGTCGGAAATACGCCGCACCTTTGAACTCCCATTGATCGTTCTCGCTGCGAGAAACTAACTCCAAAACTTGCTCAGCAGTCGCGGTGGAATGATCCAGAAGTGCCACCTTCTCAATTGCCAGCCAGATCTTGCATTTTTTTGCGTGTGTCGTCGCCCGGCGATTAGACCCGTGCGAAGAATCTTAGGCGCAACTCAACAAATCAGATCTCGGATAATTCCAAGCTCATCGAGCTTCGATGTCTCGGTGGCCGTGACACGGGCCACTTCCGAGGGCCGACATCCGGTTCCAAGCAACGCCGTCAGGAAGTCGCGGAAGGCGGCATCTTTGACGCCGCCGAGAATCTGGCCGCGTTCTTCCGGCGTCGGAATGCGTTCTCGCCGGCTCGATCTCGGTGCAACGAGTGTTTTGAGCGGATGGACCGTGATCAGACCCTGCTGCATCGACCAAGAATAAGCCCGCTTCACGGCAATGATGGCGTGACGCTTCGCACCCTTCCAGTTCTTCCTCCCGTCGAGCCAGCGACTGACGTGAAACGGCTTGATTGCGTTTGCTGCGAACCTTCCGAATTGCCGACAGAAGGCGTTCAGGAAGAGCTTGTCGTTCTCGTAGACTTCGCGAGTGTGGTTCGCTTCCGAGAAGTCGAGAAACAGATCGCACAGCGTGGCGATCGGGATGGAATCCGTCGCCGCCGAGGCGACTCCGCCACCGGCCATCAGCTTGTGAAAGGCGGCCTTGGCTTCAGCTTTGTTGGCCTTGCCGCGTGCCAGCAGCACTTGCTTGCCGCCATGTTGGACGTACCAGGAATCTCGGTCCGAGCGATACCAGGGGCGAGCAGAACGCATGGAAAACTCCTCTCAGCTGGTTGAGCTGAAGGCTGGAGTTCTCATGTGCTTTCGTCCCTCCTGATTCGAGATGGAGGGAGTTCCGTGCCAGATAGCGTGCCACGATGCTCGGGGCAGATGATGAAAATGAAGAAGCCCCTCGACGTAACTCGTCGAAGGGCTTCTCGTTCCATCAAGTCGGGGTGACCGGCGATGGACATTTCGTAACGACTTTACGCCGACGGGGCTCATGCGAACAGCGGTTGCAAAATCGCTGGCTTTCACCGCTGCCGACTTCTGGCAGATGGCGAATGATCGCGAGTCCAGTGCGTAGATTCCTCTCGGCAGGCCATCCGGCCACCGTGAGATGACGACAGTGTCCGAAACCACCGATTTCGCCCCCCGGTCCCTCAGTTCGCAGCATATTGGTGCCTCCTATGCACGGTTCAGCTCCGAGCATCAGAAGGACACCAGCATTGATGATCAGCAGCGAGTCTGTCGCGATCGCGCCGAAAGAGATGGCGTTCTGATCGACCCGCGGTTCGAGTTCTCGGACCGCGCCGTGTCCGGAACGGTCCTCGTGCGGGAGGGTCTTGACGCGTTGCGCGCTGCAGCTAGGGACCGTAAGTTCTCGGTGCTGTACGTGTACAGTACCAGCCGGCTCGGTCGCGAATCGACCTTCACGTTCGAGTTGCTGAAGGAGCTTGTTCTTGATTGCAAGGTGCGGCTGGTTTCTGCCTCCGAGGGCATCGACTCGTCTCACGAGTGCTGGTACGACATGAGCGTCTTCACGGGGCTGCAGCACGAACGTTACGTGAAGGACTTGAGCAACCACGTTCGGCGGGGCCAGGAAGGGACCGTGCTTCAGGGCTTCAGTATCGGCGACCTTTGCTACGGTTACGAGTCCATCCCGGCGCCGAACGGCGAAACGGTCGGACGGGGACGGGACGCGAAGCCGCGTAAGGTCTACTCCGTTGTCCGTGAGCTGGCAAACTGGGTTCTTCAGATGTTTCGTTGGTACGGCGACGAGCATCGGACGCTGGGCTGGATCGTGGACGAGCTGAATCGCTTGAAGGCCCCGAAGTACTACCGGTGCAGCAAGGAGTCGTGGAATCGGGACATGGTGGTTCGGATCCTCCGGAACGAGAAGTACGTCGGGCGTTGGCCGTGGCGGCTTTCGAAGCGGGTTCGGAGCTGGAAGACCGGCAAGGTCCGGCAGGTCGCGGTCCCCGAAAATGAGCGTTCGCAGTTCACTCGGGAGCTGCCGGAACTGCAGATCGTCGACACTGAGCTGTTTGACCGGGTTCGTGATCGGCTGAACAAGAACAGTGAGACTTTCCGGAAGCACCGTAAGAGCGACGGACGCCTCTCCGGATCACCTCCGCGCGGTCAGAAGCGGCACCTGCTCGACGGCCTTTTCGTCTGCAAGGCATGCCGGAGTCGCTTTGCAGTTCTCGACCACGAGAAGAGGTTCTACATCTGTGCAGGCCGCCACCGCAATCAGTGCGGGTGCAAAGCCCGGGTTCCGCGGGAGCTGGCCGAGTCGATGATCGTCGACGTTGTGACGAACCGTTTGCTCAAGAACGCGACGTGGCAGGCTGCCGCTCACAGTCACACGACGGCTATCTGGCAGTCGTTGACGACGGATAAGCCTGACGCGCTCTCGGCTCTGAGGAGTAAGCAGGTCGATTTGGAGGGTGTTCTCGAACACCTTATGCAGTCGATCGAGAAGGCGCCGAACCCGCCGGCGAAGATTCTGGAACGCATCGAACAGCGAACTCGAGAGCTTGAAGAGGTCAAGGCAGAGATCGTTCGCGAATCTCGGGTCCCCGGCCTTCCTGCCAAGGCCCCCACTTCTGAGGAGATCGAAGAGCATCTTCGGAATCTCTTCTCTCTCCTTCGGAGCGGGACGCCTGCGGCTATTGAGTCCTTTCAGAAGTTGATCGACGGGCCCGTGGTACTTGAGGAGGTTCCCATCCCGAATCGGAAGCGGAAGTTCCTGAAGGGGACCGTTCGTCTCCGCTCCCTCTTGGTGACGCAGTCCGTCCTGCGACGAGACGTCTCGTCGACTGAAGATCACGATACGACGGAGACCATTGAGTTGGCGTTCCGACGCGAAGACGACACGTCGGAGCACGCTCGCCGGGCCCACGCTCTGTGGCACGAAGGAAAGCGGTGCATCGAGATCGCTGAAGAGCTCGGAGTTACGCCGAATCACGTCACAACCCTTTTCAAGTATGCGGCGAAGAACCTGAATCTGCCTTACCCCAGTACCACTGTGCGTAAGCGTCTTGAGGACTCCCTGTACACTCGGATCGAATCCACTGTCATGGATCGTTGGAATGCAGGTGCTCTGATCGGCCAGATCGCCGACGAGCTTGGTGTGAATCGGGCGACAGTGAAGATCGTCGTCGACCGTTGGTACGAGAAGCAGGGGACCGCGATGCCGGACGGGCGCACGCGGCGGAAGTCGCTGACCGTCAAGCAGCGTGAGATCCTCCTTCTCGCGACTCCGAGTCCTTCCGAACACGATACGCCGACGGGCACGTCACCGGGAGGCGGCGAAGCGCCCCCCGTCGAAGGACCGATCGATGGGCCGGCCGGCGCGGCGGCGTAACGGCTCATGGCAGTTTTTTGAAACTGTGAACCTCGCGAGAGGGGGAGTGGTTCGACCACTCCCCCTCTTTTTCTTTGGCAGCCAGCCCCAACTCCGACCACTTACACACCTCCAACGGAAAGGAGCTCAACACATCCCCAGCTACACATTGGCTGCAATCCTCAATCTCAGAAGGAGATCTCATGACGCATGTCGACCACATACCTATCCCGCGGGCTGATCATGCATTGACTGTTTTGAACAATGACCTCAGTTGGGCCGCAGTGCAGACCGCCCGCCTAGTTCACTTCCTGGCAGGTGTCGAAAGCTGTCCTCAGTCGCGCCGCCCAGTCAGGGCGCGATCTCGGCGAAAGAGGCGGAGACGAGTCACGGTGACCATCCATGTCGAATGACGGTCCTGATGATCTTTCAGAACACGCCGCAAGCACGCCGCCCTTTACAACGCTCTTCACGCTGTTCGTGCTTTTTTGTCCGGGAGCCTTCTGGGTTGCCACTC of Planctomyces sp. SH-PL14 contains these proteins:
- a CDS encoding metallophosphoesterase, whose amino-acid sequence is MAHLTFVHGIKNKPPADELLEAWRDTLSANGGINSSSFPISMSMVYWADVLYAEPELAAEDSLGDEPVDDSVINHDLAKAATDPKAARFLAGLAGKLTVATLKSAAEEDLVSEDRVPIPWFLKGPLMSALLRDVHHYLFNTRYRPRAGIEYRVQDEIRKRFVQSLKTTTSRSRPHIVVSHSMGTVIAYDCLKRVADCPTIDALVTIGSPLGLDEIQDQMQPEWTRNDGFPSGRVTSWVNVFDKLDPVAGFDPLLRNDYLKNGKPEVLDIEEPNWGAWRHDISKYLSGPRLRSALRSLLGMTSAPDAPQDSALGDRTPCASGSFDHVRTWLGTVNDAMVSDEASIAGRPIESVEFSAAIGDAISHLQSEAFEAGTSLMTACRDRLASLLQSHVSRLPVASSATVQDMAFDKDDTKRALKDIFDQAKKQKKHSPARPRSMVPERLPNNARIFLVSDFGTGLYGAPVINKTVLAGEPFDLLLHLGDIYYSGTEEEVGERFLRHWPMAAGHVSRTLNGNHDMYSGGYGYFDVALPAFRQESSYFALQNDNWLLIGLDTAYKDNSIGRKQRHWIDRIVDEAGDRRLILFSHHPLFSNFKEAGEKLAKGLEHLLVSRRIDAWYWGHEHHCVIYDRHPIFGLRGRCLGNGGMPSKRSKLNSFAVERSLGNIQWRRGPNVVTPRSLYLDGPNHFIPENPSEYGPHGYMTLSLRSNRVTEQVHLAGGEVVFEGTY
- a CDS encoding helix-turn-helix domain-containing protein, producing the protein MRQFGGGTLIFGISDDRELEACLGRVGDTPTEDWLSDLIRASVSYTNRAYRVYGVPFANHADGRIFVIEYDDSPHAPHQSNSDQKYYYRVGHSSAPAPHFYVDLLSKRMTHAIVEVDRIRYSSGHCVQEADAVRIHYTVAIEGQNRSVQAATHGGIHFSSIDSHWRVVTGEGETLVGSGSVSGRRTPLLPKQSFSDRFELYGRIPLDANGNVAAAANALFEALKIRCEGISQNHAGNEYVLAPHNDPVNNEAYYEPVRGRR
- a CDS encoding recombinase family protein — encoded protein: MTTVSETTDFAPRSLSSQHIGASYARFSSEHQKDTSIDDQQRVCRDRAERDGVLIDPRFEFSDRAVSGTVLVREGLDALRAAARDRKFSVLYVYSTSRLGRESTFTFELLKELVLDCKVRLVSASEGIDSSHECWYDMSVFTGLQHERYVKDLSNHVRRGQEGTVLQGFSIGDLCYGYESIPAPNGETVGRGRDAKPRKVYSVVRELANWVLQMFRWYGDEHRTLGWIVDELNRLKAPKYYRCSKESWNRDMVVRILRNEKYVGRWPWRLSKRVRSWKTGKVRQVAVPENERSQFTRELPELQIVDTELFDRVRDRLNKNSETFRKHRKSDGRLSGSPPRGQKRHLLDGLFVCKACRSRFAVLDHEKRFYICAGRHRNQCGCKARVPRELAESMIVDVVTNRLLKNATWQAAAHSHTTAIWQSLTTDKPDALSALRSKQVDLEGVLEHLMQSIEKAPNPPAKILERIEQRTRELEEVKAEIVRESRVPGLPAKAPTSEEIEEHLRNLFSLLRSGTPAAIESFQKLIDGPVVLEEVPIPNRKRKFLKGTVRLRSLLVTQSVLRRDVSSTEDHDTTETIELAFRREDDTSEHARRAHALWHEGKRCIEIAEELGVTPNHVTTLFKYAAKNLNLPYPSTTVRKRLEDSLYTRIESTVMDRWNAGALIGQIADELGVNRATVKIVVDRWYEKQGTAMPDGRTRRKSLTVKQREILLLATPSPSEHDTPTGTSPGGGEAPPVEGPIDGPAGAAA